One region of Methanobrevibacter sp. TMH8 genomic DNA includes:
- a CDS encoding TldD/PmbA family protein yields the protein MLFEISENAEKAISKYCDNYEIYLEKEEILQFDAQKSNLEFAKEEISLGIGIRVIIDNKLGFAYTSDMEKIENLAEKAFSNAKLNEKDENFCFCEKSTPAKVNNIYDSKFENIQIGESTDFLESIIHICEEEGCEPTSGGFSASKSENLIVNSNGVSASNKSTGFSAFIALNAEDGDEKSTAYDGISSCFFNLNGEELARDTCKIAKDSIGGVNVETSDMNVVLDYHAAVGLINTFINAFNADNVQRGRSILADKIGKQIVDTNLSIYDDGSFDGGLNSGFYDDEGTGSKKTQLVENGILNGFIYDCYTAKKANDENINSTSNGFRGSYVGTPSPSPSNVIFDFSEKIDISEIKKGFLATDVLGAHTANPISGDFSVESNNGFLIENGEIIKPVKKAMVSGNIFNALSNCEGVISQIKQYGPFIIPKILCKDLRVVG from the coding sequence ATGTTGTTTGAAATATCAGAAAATGCAGAAAAAGCAATTTCAAAGTATTGTGATAATTATGAAATTTATTTAGAAAAAGAGGAAATTTTACAATTTGATGCTCAAAAAAGTAATCTTGAATTTGCTAAAGAGGAGATTAGTCTTGGGATTGGAATAAGAGTAATTATTGATAATAAATTAGGTTTTGCTTATACTTCAGATATGGAAAAAATTGAAAATTTAGCTGAAAAAGCTTTTTCAAATGCAAAACTTAATGAAAAAGATGAAAACTTCTGTTTTTGTGAAAAATCAACACCAGCTAAAGTAAATAACATTTATGATTCTAAATTTGAAAATATTCAAATTGGAGAATCTACTGATTTTTTAGAATCAATCATTCATATATGTGAGGAAGAAGGATGTGAACCAACTTCTGGAGGATTTTCAGCTTCTAAATCAGAAAATTTAATTGTTAATTCAAATGGTGTCTCTGCATCTAATAAATCAACTGGATTTTCTGCGTTTATAGCTTTAAACGCTGAAGATGGGGATGAAAAATCAACTGCTTATGATGGTATTTCATCTTGTTTTTTTAATCTTAATGGTGAGGAATTAGCTAGAGATACATGTAAAATAGCTAAAGACTCTATTGGTGGGGTTAATGTTGAAACTTCTGATATGAATGTTGTTTTAGATTATCATGCTGCTGTGGGACTTATAAATACTTTTATAAATGCTTTTAATGCAGATAATGTTCAAAGAGGAAGGTCTATTTTAGCTGATAAAATTGGAAAGCAGATAGTTGATACTAATCTCTCTATATATGATGATGGTAGTTTTGATGGTGGTCTTAACTCTGGATTTTATGATGATGAAGGAACTGGATCTAAAAAAACCCAATTAGTTGAAAATGGTATTTTAAATGGTTTTATTTATGATTGTTATACAGCTAAAAAGGCAAATGATGAAAATATAAATTCTACTTCAAATGGTTTTAGAGGTTCTTATGTTGGAACTCCTTCTCCTAGTCCTTCAAATGTTATTTTTGATTTTAGTGAAAAAATTGACATTTCTGAAATTAAAAAGGGCTTTTTAGCTACTGATGTTTTAGGGGCTCATACAGCTAACCCTATTTCGGGAGATTTTTCAGTAGAATCTAACAATGGATTTTTAATTGAAAATGGTGAGATAATTAAACCAGTTAAAAAAGCTATGGTTTCTGGAAATATTTTCAATGCTTTATCTAATTGTGAAGGTGTAATTAGTCAGATAAAACAATATGGTCCTTTTATTATTCCTAAAATATTGTGTAAAGATTTAAGAGTGGTTGGTTAA
- a CDS encoding phosphoglycolate phosphatase — METQKIKAIAVDVDGTITDKDRKICISAIEAIRSAEELGIPTIIVTGNIFFYAYATAILIGATGGIVAENGGVISEPDEEGVEKIKVLGDFKKTQKAFDYLKSVLTNNNNNNNGNGNQIQMVDDSDSRLSEIAIYRTIDEKVLKNLLKESKEDFDVEVYDTQFAIHITDKNINKGTSLGIVAKKHGFNVDEILAIGDSENDIEFLKVCGLKIAVANADENLKKIADYVCENKYGDGVKEAIEKFI, encoded by the coding sequence ATGGAAACACAAAAAATAAAAGCAATAGCTGTAGATGTAGATGGAACAATAACTGATAAAGATAGAAAAATATGTATCAGTGCGATTGAAGCTATACGTTCTGCTGAAGAACTTGGAATCCCAACAATTATTGTTACAGGTAATATTTTCTTTTATGCTTATGCAACAGCTATTTTAATTGGAGCTACTGGAGGGATAGTAGCTGAAAATGGCGGTGTAATTTCAGAACCTGATGAAGAAGGTGTTGAAAAAATAAAAGTTTTAGGTGATTTTAAAAAGACTCAAAAAGCTTTTGATTATCTTAAATCTGTATTAACTAATAATAATAATAATAATAATGGAAATGGAAATCAAATTCAAATGGTTGATGATTCTGATAGTCGTTTATCTGAAATTGCAATCTATAGAACTATTGATGAAAAAGTTTTAAAAAATCTATTGAAAGAATCAAAGGAAGATTTTGATGTTGAAGTTTATGATACTCAATTTGCTATTCATATCACAGATAAAAATATCAATAAAGGAACCTCTCTTGGAATAGTAGCTAAAAAACATGGATTTAATGTAGATGAAATTTTAGCTATTGGGGATAGTGAGAATGATATTGAATTTTTAAAAGTATGTGGATTAAAAATAGCTGTAGCAAATGCTGATGAAAATTTAAAGAAAATAGCTGACTATGTTTGTGAAAATAAATATGGTGATGGTGTTAAAGAAGCTATTGAAAAATTTATTTAG
- the hypD gene encoding hydrogenase formation protein HypD translates to MKDISNELIKRIEKLATPIKIMHVCGSHEHTIMENGLRTLLPSEVEVVAGPGCPVCCVPAREIDESLELIDKGVTIATFGDMLRVPGSNSSLADAKAEGADVRIVYGIANAVEMAEKIDNEVVFIAAGFETTAPTTANEILNNPPENFSVLSSHRMIPPALKFLIDSGQTNLNALIEPGHVCTIIGTKPFEKFSTEYNIPQAVAGFNPLDVLMAVYMILRQVKKGEAKIDNEYNRAVRDEGNLLAQKAIADVFDVTSREWRGFPKIPDSVMEIKKEFSQYNAREKFDIEVKDVKEAPTGCICGPILRGVARPEDCTLFRTKCNPMNPIGACMVSKEGTCNIAHRYSAK, encoded by the coding sequence ATGAAAGACATTTCTAATGAATTAATTAAAAGAATCGAAAAGTTAGCTACTCCAATCAAGATTATGCATGTTTGTGGTTCTCATGAACATACAATCATGGAAAATGGACTTCGTACACTTTTGCCTTCAGAAGTTGAAGTTGTTGCAGGGCCGGGATGTCCAGTCTGTTGTGTTCCTGCGCGAGAGATTGATGAAAGTTTAGAACTTATTGACAAAGGAGTTACAATAGCTACTTTTGGGGACATGCTTCGTGTTCCAGGTTCTAATAGTTCTCTTGCAGATGCTAAAGCTGAGGGGGCTGATGTTCGTATAGTTTATGGTATAGCTAACGCAGTAGAAATGGCTGAAAAGATTGATAATGAAGTTGTTTTTATAGCTGCTGGTTTTGAAACAACTGCTCCTACTACTGCAAATGAAATTCTTAATAATCCTCCTGAAAACTTCTCTGTTCTTTCATCCCATAGAATGATACCTCCTGCTCTTAAATTCCTCATTGATTCTGGTCAAACTAATCTTAATGCTCTGATTGAACCAGGACATGTATGTACGATTATTGGAACAAAACCATTTGAAAAATTTTCAACTGAATATAATATTCCACAAGCTGTGGCAGGTTTTAACCCATTGGATGTTCTTATGGCAGTTTATATGATTTTAAGACAAGTTAAAAAGGGTGAAGCTAAAATCGATAATGAATATAATAGAGCAGTTCGTGATGAAGGGAATTTATTAGCTCAAAAAGCAATAGCTGATGTTTTTGATGTTACAAGCCGTGAATGGAGGGGTTTTCCAAAAATTCCTGATTCTGTAATGGAGATAAAGAAAGAATTTTCACAATATAATGCAAGAGAAAAATTTGATATTGAAGTGAAAGATGTTAAAGAAGCTCCAACAGGTTGTATATGTGGCCCAATATTAAGAGGAGTAGCTAGACCGGAAGATTGTACATTATTTAGAACTAAATGTAATCCTATGAATCCTATAGGTGCTTGTATGGTCAGTAAAGAAGGTACTTGTAATATAGCTCATAGATATAGTGCCAAATAA
- a CDS encoding ATP-binding cassette domain-containing protein, whose product MNYIIETDKITKDFDNFRAVDSINLKVPRNTVYGVLGPNGAGKSTLISMLCTILSPSSGTAKVNGYDIVKEANDVRRSIGIVFQTRALDDILTGREHLEMHAALYGVPRDVREERIEEVLELIALGKKADEETKNYSGGMKRRLEIGRGLIHHPKLLFLDEPTLGLDIQTRESIWDYIEDLKNNIDITILLTTHYLEEADNLCDEIAIIDKGIIVKSDSPKNLKAELKADIITLTTLDSNDSKKLCEIMEDQAFVQNTSNVNGEVKLSVEKGENLVPNVVNLAESNNIKINSIELKHPSLEEVFIKYTGRKINDGVKN is encoded by the coding sequence ATGAACTACATTATTGAAACAGATAAGATTACTAAAGATTTTGATAATTTTAGAGCGGTTGATTCAATAAATCTTAAAGTACCAAGGAATACTGTTTATGGAGTTTTAGGACCTAATGGAGCTGGAAAAAGTACACTAATATCTATGCTTTGTACTATACTTTCACCAAGTAGTGGGACAGCTAAAGTAAATGGATATGACATTGTAAAAGAAGCTAATGATGTTAGAAGATCAATCGGGATTGTTTTCCAAACTAGAGCTCTTGATGACATATTAACCGGAAGAGAACATCTTGAAATGCATGCAGCACTATATGGAGTTCCACGAGATGTACGAGAAGAAAGAATAGAAGAGGTTCTTGAATTAATCGCACTGGGAAAAAAAGCTGATGAAGAAACTAAAAATTATTCTGGTGGAATGAAAAGACGTCTTGAAATCGGAAGAGGGTTAATTCACCATCCAAAACTTTTATTTTTAGACGAACCTACTTTAGGATTAGATATACAAACAAGAGAAAGTATATGGGATTATATCGAAGATCTTAAGAATAATATTGATATTACAATCCTCCTAACCACCCATTATCTTGAAGAAGCCGATAACTTATGTGATGAAATAGCTATTATAGATAAAGGAATAATAGTCAAATCAGATAGTCCAAAAAATCTCAAAGCTGAGCTTAAAGCAGACATAATAACTTTAACAACTTTAGATTCAAATGATTCAAAGAAATTATGTGAAATTATGGAAGACCAGGCATTTGTTCAAAATACATCAAATGTAAATGGTGAAGTAAAGCTATCAGTAGAAAAAGGGGAAAATTTAGTTCCAAATGTTGTTAATTTAGCTGAATCAAATAATATAAAGATTAATTCAATAGAATTAAAACATCCAAGCCTTGAAGAAGTATTTATTAAATACACTGGACGTAAAATTAATGATGGGGTTAAAAATTGA
- a CDS encoding ABC transporter permease → MSEIEGIYTIWLREAKRYVRYKSRIITAIFTPLLWLLVFGVGLGSAIRFGGTTGGYQSFIYPGIICQTILFTCIMAGIGIIIDKQYGFLKEIMVAPLSRASIIFGKAIGISTGAILQALILLLLSFVVGVQMTPVIFVLATIISIIISIGFSGLGLLIASFMDSMEGFNLVMSFVILPIFLLSGALFPVTNLPNWLNFIVYLDPLTYGVDALRGVILGQSVLPVEISIGVTFIFAVIMILLSAFVFTKKEQNLM, encoded by the coding sequence ATGAGTGAAATTGAAGGAATATACACAATTTGGTTAAGAGAAGCTAAACGATATGTTCGTTACAAATCTAGAATAATAACAGCTATCTTCACACCTCTTTTATGGCTACTTGTATTTGGAGTTGGTCTTGGAAGTGCAATAAGATTTGGTGGAACTACTGGAGGATATCAGTCATTTATTTATCCCGGAATTATATGTCAAACAATTCTTTTTACATGTATTATGGCAGGAATAGGAATAATAATAGACAAACAATACGGATTTTTAAAGGAAATAATGGTAGCTCCTCTTTCAAGAGCTTCAATAATCTTTGGAAAAGCTATAGGAATTAGTACTGGAGCTATATTACAAGCATTAATACTTCTATTATTATCATTTGTAGTTGGAGTTCAAATGACCCCAGTAATATTTGTTTTAGCTACAATTATTAGTATAATTATTTCAATAGGTTTTTCAGGACTTGGACTCTTGATAGCTTCATTTATGGACAGTATGGAAGGATTTAACTTAGTTATGAGTTTTGTTATATTGCCTATTTTCCTTTTAAGTGGAGCATTATTCCCTGTAACAAATCTTCCAAATTGGTTGAATTTCATTGTATATCTTGACCCACTAACCTATGGAGTTGATGCCCTTAGAGGAGTGATACTTGGACAATCTGTTTTACCTGTGGAAATTAGTATTGGAGTCACATTTATATTTGCAGTTATAATGATATTATTGTCTGCATTTGTTTTTACAAAAAAAGAACAAAATTTAATGTAA
- a CDS encoding glycosyltransferase encodes MYKNNRIIVVIPARGGSKGIPRKNIRLLANKPLIGYSIETALNSNYVDDVVVTTDDDEIKFISEQFGAFTIKRSNELAEDDVPLDPVIFNAVNTTETLNGVKYDFIITIQPTSPLLKSETLNKTIEKLYDKDNDTIISVVDDRHLSWGFSKEKNSYYPLYDKRVNRQYLPKAYKETGGIFATKREFLKEDSRLGNNINLIEVSNHESIDIDNYEDWWVAERLLNKKRVLIKTDATDEIGTGHIYRGLAIASKLANHEVLFLLDESKKLGIDIVENHNYPYLTHKSFKNENTIDNTQNSENTENIEDNYNNNIYEECCEINQELINEIEDYDPDIIINDILNTSAEYISKLKENKYFVINFEDLGEGAELADIVFDALYEHQIPSKNVYSGHKYYILKDEFYYQKQKNIENIDEVNDILLTFGGTDPNNLTKKTLDSLLKSSYNGKITVILGLGYKNKKGIKEEFAKYSNISIFENVKNISEYMYNADLIFTSAGRTMYEIASIGVPCVCLCQNQRELTHTFGNAENGFLNLGLGKNLSKKELIKTIETLLNDNDLRREMNKRMLSIDLKHGFENMIKIVKSKYKDFDKI; translated from the coding sequence ATGTATAAAAATAATAGAATCATCGTAGTTATTCCAGCCCGCGGAGGCTCTAAAGGCATTCCAAGAAAAAATATACGTTTATTAGCTAATAAACCACTTATTGGATATTCAATTGAAACAGCTCTTAATTCCAATTATGTTGATGATGTTGTTGTAACTACTGATGATGATGAAATTAAATTTATATCTGAACAATTTGGTGCTTTTACTATAAAAAGATCAAATGAATTAGCTGAAGATGATGTTCCTTTAGACCCTGTGATTTTTAATGCAGTTAACACAACTGAAACACTGAATGGTGTGAAATACGATTTTATTATTACTATTCAACCCACTTCCCCTCTTTTAAAATCTGAAACATTGAATAAAACAATTGAAAAGCTTTATGATAAGGATAATGATACTATAATTAGTGTAGTTGATGATAGACATCTTAGCTGGGGGTTCAGTAAGGAAAAAAATAGTTATTACCCACTTTATGATAAAAGAGTCAATCGACAATATTTACCAAAAGCTTATAAAGAAACTGGAGGAATATTTGCAACTAAAAGAGAGTTTCTAAAAGAAGACTCTAGACTTGGGAATAATATCAATTTAATAGAAGTATCAAATCATGAAAGTATTGATATTGACAATTATGAAGATTGGTGGGTAGCTGAAAGACTTCTCAATAAAAAAAGAGTTCTTATAAAGACAGATGCTACTGATGAAATCGGTACAGGGCATATTTATAGAGGATTAGCTATTGCTTCAAAGTTAGCTAATCACGAAGTATTATTTCTTTTAGATGAAAGTAAAAAACTTGGAATAGATATTGTTGAAAATCATAACTATCCTTATTTGACCCATAAATCTTTTAAAAATGAAAATACAATTGATAATACTCAAAATAGTGAAAATACTGAAAATATTGAAGATAATTATAATAATAATATATATGAAGAATGTTGTGAAATCAATCAGGAATTAATAAATGAAATAGAAGATTATGATCCAGACATTATAATAAATGATATCTTAAATACAAGTGCAGAATATATATCTAAATTAAAAGAAAATAAATACTTTGTAATTAATTTTGAAGATCTTGGTGAAGGGGCAGAACTTGCAGACATTGTCTTTGATGCACTATATGAACATCAAATTCCTTCGAAAAATGTTTATTCAGGCCATAAATATTATATTTTAAAAGATGAGTTTTATTATCAAAAACAAAAAAATATTGAAAATATTGATGAGGTTAATGATATCCTTTTAACTTTTGGTGGAACTGATCCAAACAATCTAACTAAAAAGACATTAGACTCATTGCTAAAAAGTAGTTATAATGGAAAGATTACTGTTATATTAGGCCTAGGGTATAAGAATAAAAAAGGAATAAAAGAAGAATTTGCAAAATATTCTAATATTAGCATTTTTGAAAATGTTAAAAACATAAGCGAATATATGTACAATGCAGATTTGATTTTTACATCAGCCGGAAGAACTATGTATGAAATAGCTAGTATTGGAGTTCCTTGTGTTTGTTTGTGTCAAAATCAGAGAGAGTTAACCCATACATTTGGAAATGCTGAGAATGGATTTTTAAACTTAGGGCTTGGAAAAAACCTAAGTAAAAAAGAGTTAATCAAAACTATAGAAACTTTATTAAATGATAATGATTTAAGAAGAGAAATGAATAAAAGAATGTTATCTATTGACCTTAAACATGGTTTTGAAAATATGATTAAGATTGTTAAAAGTAAATATAAAGATTTTGACAAAATTTAA
- a CDS encoding N-acetylneuraminate synthase family protein: MRIFPNSPFLIAEIGVNYYDIAKKENISNIEAAKLMIKEAKKVGTDAVKFQSYKAEKIASKNSPAYWDQSEEPTDSQYKLFQKFDSFGKEEYKELADYCNEIGIMFLSTPFDFDSIDYLDEFMDVYKISSSDLTNIPFIKAIAKKQKPIILSTGASTIEEVELAIKTIENEKNTQIGLMHCVLSYPTEYEDANLLMIKYLKDNFPKYDIGFSDHTRPDEKMLVLTTAYLYGANIIEKHYTLDKTLKGNDHYHAMDPNDIKIFKDNMNFIKKINGQYNKVPLKCEAESRKQARRSIVAKKDMSIGEKITEDKLTFKRPGTGIYPSELDKIIGKKMKKDIKEDDLITYDHLE, from the coding sequence ATGAGAATATTCCCAAATAGTCCTTTTTTAATAGCTGAAATTGGAGTAAATTATTACGATATCGCTAAAAAAGAAAATATTAGTAATATAGAAGCAGCTAAACTAATGATTAAAGAAGCGAAAAAAGTAGGAACAGATGCTGTAAAGTTTCAAAGTTATAAAGCCGAGAAAATTGCTTCTAAAAATTCTCCAGCTTATTGGGATCAAAGTGAGGAACCAACTGATTCTCAATATAAACTTTTTCAGAAATTTGATAGCTTTGGAAAAGAAGAATATAAAGAATTAGCTGATTATTGTAATGAAATTGGGATTATGTTCCTATCTACTCCTTTTGACTTTGATTCTATTGATTATTTAGATGAATTTATGGATGTTTATAAAATATCTTCTTCAGATTTAACAAATATTCCTTTTATAAAAGCGATAGCTAAAAAACAGAAGCCTATAATCTTATCAACTGGAGCTTCAACTATTGAAGAAGTAGAATTAGCTATAAAAACCATTGAAAATGAAAAAAACACACAAATTGGACTAATGCATTGTGTACTATCTTATCCAACTGAATACGAAGACGCTAATCTTTTAATGATTAAATATCTAAAAGATAATTTTCCTAAGTATGATATTGGTTTTTCAGATCATACCCGACCTGATGAAAAGATGCTTGTTCTTACAACAGCTTATTTATATGGAGCTAATATTATTGAAAAACATTATACTCTTGATAAAACTTTAAAAGGTAATGATCATTATCATGCTATGGATCCTAATGATATAAAGATATTTAAAGACAATATGAACTTTATAAAAAAGATAAACGGACAATATAACAAAGTTCCACTGAAATGTGAAGCAGAATCTCGAAAACAAGCTAGACGTTCTATTGTAGCTAAAAAAGACATGTCTATTGGAGAAAAAATTACAGAAGACAAGTTAACATTTAAACGTCCAGGAACTGGAATATATCCCAGTGAATTAGATAAAATAATTGGTAAAAAAATGAAAAAAGACATAAAAGAAGATGATTTAATAACTTATGATCATTTAGAGTAA
- a CDS encoding CDP-glycerol glycerophosphotransferase family protein, translated as MTEIKNAPNKMSVKEVCDIIFSLEEKYDLNNMKIQGIYPWQLVRVYVYYEISRKIGIFGSPQQGKVTLKDKILSFLPFIKNSIISNPLSGDYHKDILIFDHPRKVIHNGKYEDIYSYFLIDDINNNLINSDNSVNSTNNSNSNRNTFEIIENPYLNKHYKNKEDYIKYNDRILLGSYINKKLTNIKFKKCEMDKISNIRRELISNFNIEIDLYNIMKSHILDFKYYYKRYDKLFKKRTPKCVFVVVAYENQSIIAAAKDNGVEVIELQHGTISNYHLGYNYPNPKDKNLKYFPDKILSFGKYWKNVANYPINKENIINFGFPHLDENIKSYINNEKNKNQILFISQGVIGKYLSDFASELAKQLKNSKEYEIIYKLHPGEYSNWENNYENLKKANKFSNFTVIDNSKDSLYELLSKSEYQIGVFSTAIYEGLLFNCKTFLVDLPGVEYMDNLIDKNYVKKIKNIEEFINSIQKFEINEYNRDFFFKEYDKSILNKIIDNINN; from the coding sequence ATGACAGAAATAAAAAATGCCCCCAATAAAATGTCTGTTAAAGAAGTTTGTGATATTATCTTTTCACTTGAAGAGAAGTATGACTTAAATAATATGAAAATTCAAGGTATTTATCCTTGGCAATTAGTTAGAGTATATGTTTACTATGAGATATCTCGAAAAATAGGAATTTTTGGTTCACCACAACAAGGAAAAGTAACGTTAAAAGATAAAATACTTTCTTTTCTACCATTTATAAAAAATAGTATCATATCCAACCCTTTGAGTGGAGATTATCATAAAGACATATTAATATTTGACCATCCACGAAAAGTTATTCATAATGGAAAATATGAAGATATTTATAGCTATTTTTTAATCGATGATATCAATAATAACCTTATTAATAGTGATAATAGTGTTAATAGTACTAATAATTCCAATAGTAATAGAAATACCTTTGAAATTATTGAAAATCCTTATTTAAATAAACACTACAAAAATAAAGAAGATTATATTAAATATAATGATAGAATTCTCCTTGGTTCATATATAAATAAGAAATTAACCAATATAAAGTTTAAAAAGTGTGAAATGGACAAAATATCTAATATCCGGAGAGAACTTATTTCTAATTTCAATATTGAAATAGATTTATATAATATAATGAAAAGCCATATTCTTGACTTTAAATACTATTACAAAAGATATGATAAACTTTTTAAAAAAAGAACTCCAAAATGTGTTTTTGTAGTTGTTGCTTATGAAAATCAGAGTATTATAGCTGCAGCTAAAGATAATGGAGTAGAAGTTATAGAATTACAGCACGGAACAATAAGTAACTACCATTTAGGATATAATTATCCAAACCCAAAAGACAAAAACTTGAAATATTTCCCTGATAAGATATTGAGTTTTGGAAAATATTGGAAAAATGTGGCTAATTATCCAATTAACAAAGAAAACATCATAAATTTTGGTTTTCCACACTTAGATGAAAATATTAAATCTTATATTAATAATGAAAAAAATAAGAATCAAATACTTTTTATTTCTCAAGGAGTTATAGGAAAATATTTGTCTGATTTTGCATCTGAATTAGCTAAACAATTAAAAAATTCCAAAGAATATGAAATTATTTACAAATTACACCCTGGAGAATACTCTAATTGGGAAAATAATTATGAAAATCTGAAAAAAGCAAATAAATTTTCTAATTTTACTGTTATTGATAATAGTAAGGATTCATTATATGAACTTTTATCAAAAAGTGAGTACCAAATAGGAGTTTTTTCAACAGCTATTTATGAAGGGCTTTTATTTAATTGTAAAACCTTTTTGGTTGATTTACCAGGTGTTGAATATATGGATAATTTAATTGATAAAAATTATGTTAAAAAGATTAAAAATATTGAAGAATTTATTAATTCTATTCAAAAATTTGAAATAAATGAATATAATAGAGATTTCTTTTTTAAAGAATATGATAAATCTATTTTAAATAAAATAATTGATAATATTAACAATTAA
- a CDS encoding polysaccharide biosynthesis C-terminal domain-containing protein codes for MNEYKNFVQRIGLVGITNILISLSGLIFIPIITKNFSVADYGIWAQVNTTIALVPNIANLGLPYTMVRFLSAETDKSKIKESFYSMLAIVVASSAIISLVFIVFQNPIANSLFGGNLNVLYIVAIISFFACMNLMLISFFRTFQQIKRYSIFLILQSYIGVLISSYFALTGYNIETVILGLLVGYLVVFIIMGLMIGGYLGLAIPRFKNLKEELDFAIPTIPSNVSSWVVDSSDKYVIGIFLGSAAVGYYSPSYALGSILLMFLSPFALLLPAVLPKYFEEGNLKQVNIFLKYSMKYFLIITIPAAIGLSLLSKPILMIISTAEIATNGYLVTPFVCLGAVLMGIYGIINNILILEKKTKILGKIWIFVGVANLVFNIIAVPFIGIIGAALVTLICYLLAFVITAYYSKKYIKLPFEYKSLIKTIFAAGIMGIFVYIVNPIGIINVLITILLAVAIYFGILFLIKGIEKEEFNFLKKMIGES; via the coding sequence ATGAATGAATACAAAAATTTTGTCCAAAGAATTGGTCTTGTTGGAATAACAAACATATTGATCTCACTTAGTGGATTAATTTTTATTCCTATTATAACCAAAAACTTTTCAGTAGCTGATTATGGTATATGGGCACAAGTTAATACAACAATCGCACTGGTTCCGAATATAGCTAATTTAGGACTACCTTACACAATGGTTCGTTTTTTATCGGCTGAAACAGATAAATCAAAGATAAAAGAGTCTTTTTATTCTATGTTAGCCATTGTAGTTGCCTCAAGTGCAATAATATCTTTAGTATTCATAGTTTTCCAAAACCCAATAGCTAACTCCCTATTTGGAGGAAATTTGAATGTTCTTTATATTGTAGCTATTATTTCATTCTTTGCATGTATGAATTTAATGCTTATAAGTTTTTTTAGAACATTCCAACAGATAAAAAGATACTCCATATTTTTGATACTTCAAAGTTATATTGGAGTCCTAATAAGTTCTTATTTTGCATTAACAGGATACAATATTGAAACCGTTATCCTTGGGCTTCTTGTAGGTTATTTAGTTGTATTTATAATAATGGGATTAATGATTGGTGGATATTTAGGTTTAGCTATACCAAGGTTTAAAAATTTAAAAGAAGAATTAGACTTTGCTATTCCGACAATTCCAAGTAATGTTTCTTCATGGGTGGTTGATTCAAGTGATAAGTATGTAATTGGAATTTTCCTTGGATCTGCTGCTGTGGGATACTATTCCCCTAGTTATGCTCTTGGTAGTATATTGCTTATGTTTTTATCACCTTTTGCACTTCTTCTTCCAGCTGTTCTTCCAAAATATTTTGAAGAAGGAAATTTAAAACAAGTGAATATATTTTTAAAATATTCTATGAAATATTTTTTAATCATTACAATACCTGCAGCTATTGGATTATCCCTTCTTTCAAAGCCAATTTTAATGATAATATCTACTGCAGAAATAGCTACAAATGGATATTTAGTCACACCTTTTGTCTGTTTAGGAGCTGTTTTAATGGGAATCTATGGAATTATCAATAATATACTGATTTTAGAGAAAAAAACAAAGATACTTGGAAAAATTTGGATTTTCGTAGGAGTAGCAAATCTTGTATTCAATATAATAGCTGTGCCTTTTATTGGAATAATTGGAGCAGCACTAGTTACATTAATATGTTATCTTTTAGCATTTGTAATCACAGCATATTATAGTAAAAAATATATTAAACTCCCATTTGAGTATAAATCTCTAATAAAAACAATTTTTGCAGCAGGAATAATGGGAATATTTGTATATATTGTAAATCCTATTGGAATTATAAATGTTTTAATTACAATATTATTAGCTGTAGCTATTTACTTTGGAATCTTATTTTTAATTAAAGGAATAGAAAAAGAAGAATTTAACTTCTTAAAAAAGATGATAGGTGAAAGTTGA